A section of the Streptomyces sp. Je 1-369 genome encodes:
- a CDS encoding NADP-dependent oxidoreductase: MKAISYRSYGGPEVLEYGEVRDPKVGPDSVLVKVRAAAVNPVDWKCREGHLDGLLDPVFPVIPGWDVAGVVVQPGAAAPEFAVGDEVIGYVREDFLSRGTFAEYVAAPIRTLARKPRNLTFEEAAGLPLAGLTAYQVIHQALEVTEGDVVLVHAAAGGVGSIAVQLARHAGARVIGTASERNHDFLRELGAEPVTYGDGLVDRVRGLAPEGVDAAFDTVGGDTLKASAELLSPGGRLASIADGGVIGLGGHYCFVRPVAADLKHLSELAEQDVVTVHVDKTFPLERAADAHRLSEEGRARGKIVVTVDWGD; encoded by the coding sequence ATGAAGGCGATCAGTTACCGCAGCTACGGCGGGCCCGAAGTCCTCGAGTACGGAGAGGTGCGCGACCCCAAGGTCGGCCCCGACTCCGTCCTCGTGAAGGTCCGCGCCGCCGCAGTGAACCCCGTCGACTGGAAGTGCAGGGAGGGCCACCTCGACGGCCTCCTGGACCCGGTCTTCCCCGTGATCCCCGGCTGGGACGTCGCCGGTGTGGTGGTCCAGCCGGGCGCGGCGGCGCCGGAGTTCGCGGTCGGGGACGAGGTCATCGGCTACGTACGCGAGGACTTCCTCTCCCGCGGCACGTTCGCCGAGTACGTCGCCGCGCCGATCCGCACCCTGGCCCGCAAGCCGCGCAACCTCACCTTCGAGGAGGCCGCCGGGCTGCCGCTCGCCGGTCTAACCGCGTACCAGGTCATCCACCAGGCGCTGGAGGTCACCGAGGGCGACGTCGTCCTCGTGCACGCGGCGGCGGGCGGCGTCGGCTCGATCGCCGTGCAGCTGGCCCGGCACGCGGGCGCCCGCGTGATCGGCACCGCGAGCGAACGCAACCACGACTTCCTGCGCGAACTGGGCGCCGAGCCGGTCACGTACGGGGACGGTCTGGTGGACCGGGTCCGCGGACTCGCCCCGGAGGGTGTCGACGCGGCGTTCGACACGGTGGGCGGCGACACGCTGAAGGCGTCCGCGGAACTCCTCTCGCCCGGCGGCCGCCTCGCGTCCATCGCGGACGGCGGCGTGATCGGCCTCGGCGGCCACTACTGCTTCGTACGTCCCGTGGCCGCGGACCTCAAGCACCTGTCCGAACTCGCCGAGCAGGACGTCGTGACCGTCCACGTGGACAAGACGTTCCCGCTGGAGCGGGCCGCCGACGCGCACCGGCTGAGCGAGGAGGGGCGGGCCAGGGGGAAGATCGTGGTGACGGTGGACTGGGGGGACTGA